One Gordonia sp. SID5947 genomic region harbors:
- a CDS encoding nuclear transport factor 2 family protein: protein MFNEEEFQEALARPRLSKPVPEYLESNRAVPIRAIPEEELQATTREWFETFAKKLDYLSNAHGTDFSWVMTWAKKYWWSFLVRDMSVNEELYAPDIKYTDVTTFGRTIVGIDDFVTYNFAFFDAIPDWRYDPLPDQVYIDVTPEGTVRTVIRYMGSGHWTGPLRLHPYDETAPTIYGNGRFIQAPAVDRYHFNAEGLMEEGETLYDFLDGVQRAGILPRDDSWQFRTLMAASKVPAITRRMGQRLRR from the coding sequence ATGTTCAACGAGGAAGAATTCCAGGAAGCGCTCGCCAGGCCGCGGCTGTCCAAACCGGTACCCGAGTACCTCGAGTCCAATCGCGCCGTTCCCATCCGGGCAATCCCGGAGGAGGAACTCCAGGCGACGACGCGCGAGTGGTTCGAGACCTTCGCCAAGAAGCTCGACTATCTCAGCAACGCGCACGGCACCGACTTCTCGTGGGTGATGACATGGGCCAAGAAGTACTGGTGGAGCTTCCTCGTCCGTGACATGAGCGTCAACGAGGAGCTGTACGCGCCGGACATCAAGTACACCGACGTGACAACCTTCGGCCGAACCATCGTGGGTATCGACGACTTCGTGACGTACAACTTCGCCTTCTTCGACGCCATCCCGGACTGGCGCTACGACCCTCTCCCCGACCAGGTCTACATCGACGTCACGCCGGAGGGGACCGTGCGAACGGTGATCCGGTACATGGGCAGTGGTCACTGGACCGGCCCGTTGCGACTGCATCCCTACGACGAGACAGCACCGACGATCTACGGCAACGGACGGTTCATCCAGGCCCCCGCGGTCGACCGCTACCACTTCAACGCCGAGGGACTGATGGAGGAGGGCGAGACCCTGTACGACTTCCTCGACGGCGTCCAGCGCGCGGGCATCCTCCCGCGCGACGACAGCTGGCAGTTCCGCACCCTCATGGCCGCCTCCAAGGTGCCGGCCATCACCCGACGAATGGGTCAGCGCCTCCGCCGCTGA
- a CDS encoding TetR/AcrR family transcriptional regulator, translating to MSTLPGDGLPTLAPCVAWCKIDSMNSSKVWGGRTLHDRSSDRRELLLAAAADLLGTGGAAAVTMRAVVREAGISPRYFYESFDSRETLLVAVYDRVEADLLDRLTAVDISRGLRDVVRSAFEVLRDFFQEDPRRARILLREPLADDVLRAHSASRIPMFTRAIVPMLAPDTGLDAADVDEDGDWAVRSTALSGALVAMYLEYTDGHFAVGPERIVDIAVDVVFAFTGLGS from the coding sequence ATGTCAACCTTGCCGGGGGACGGGTTGCCGACCCTTGCGCCCTGCGTCGCGTGGTGCAAGATCGACTCCATGAACTCGTCGAAGGTGTGGGGCGGCCGAACGCTGCACGATCGTTCGTCTGATCGTCGTGAGCTCCTGTTGGCGGCTGCCGCGGACCTGTTGGGGACCGGTGGCGCCGCCGCCGTGACGATGCGTGCCGTGGTACGTGAGGCCGGGATCAGCCCGCGGTACTTCTACGAGAGTTTCGATTCGCGGGAGACCCTGCTGGTGGCGGTCTATGACCGCGTGGAGGCCGACTTGCTCGATCGGCTCACCGCGGTGGACATCAGCCGAGGTCTCCGCGATGTGGTGCGGTCGGCCTTCGAGGTGTTGCGCGACTTCTTCCAGGAAGACCCGCGACGAGCGCGGATCCTGTTGCGTGAGCCGCTCGCCGACGATGTCCTGCGCGCTCACAGCGCGTCGCGGATCCCGATGTTCACCCGTGCGATCGTGCCGATGCTCGCTCCGGACACGGGGCTCGACGCCGCGGATGTCGACGAGGACGGTGACTGGGCGGTCCGTTCGACAGCGTTGTCGGGTGCATTGGTGGCGATGTATCTCGAGTACACCGACGGGCACTTCGCCGTCGGCCCGGAGCGGATCGTCGACATCGCGGTGGACGTTGTCTTCGCGTTCACCGGGCTCGGGTCCTGA
- a CDS encoding ABC transporter permease — MRAMIIKEFRELRRDRRTLAMLIVLPLLLLIIFGYAANFYVSSVPAAVVGPSAQQVAAALPDYFDVTVTEVADGADQARDLLRENKVDVAFVTGAPGAQASALVDGSNLFAAQSTVSILNKMGNAVRTDVLFNPDLKTSWVMVPAIIGLILTFIGTIITSIGLVREREAGTLEQLAVMPIAPSQVILGKIVPYFVLAAIDMIVVTTLGMLLFGVPFNGNVLVFALGAAIFLFVVLGLGVLISTISQTTGQAIQTAFMFLMPQILLSGMIFPLDAMAAGVRWIGYLLPLTYFTMISQGVMLRDAPISSLWVPLVILTVMAVVVFTGATMRFRRDLAPTVSDGSETEATTAEPA; from the coding sequence ATGCGAGCCATGATCATCAAGGAGTTCCGCGAACTTCGGCGCGATCGGCGCACTCTGGCCATGTTGATCGTGCTACCTCTGTTGCTGTTGATCATCTTCGGTTATGCGGCAAACTTTTACGTGTCGTCGGTTCCGGCGGCGGTCGTGGGGCCGTCGGCGCAGCAAGTCGCCGCGGCGTTGCCGGATTACTTCGACGTCACCGTCACCGAGGTCGCGGACGGCGCGGATCAGGCTCGTGATCTGTTGCGGGAGAACAAGGTCGATGTGGCGTTCGTGACCGGGGCCCCGGGCGCACAGGCCTCGGCACTCGTCGACGGATCGAATCTGTTCGCCGCCCAGTCGACCGTCTCGATCTTGAACAAGATGGGCAATGCGGTTCGCACGGATGTGCTGTTCAACCCTGATCTGAAGACGTCGTGGGTGATGGTCCCGGCGATCATCGGCCTGATCCTGACGTTCATCGGAACCATCATCACCAGCATCGGACTCGTCCGCGAACGTGAGGCGGGAACCCTGGAGCAACTGGCCGTCATGCCCATCGCGCCCAGTCAGGTGATCCTCGGCAAGATCGTGCCGTATTTCGTCCTCGCCGCCATCGACATGATCGTGGTCACGACGCTCGGCATGCTGTTGTTCGGGGTGCCGTTCAACGGCAATGTGCTGGTCTTCGCGCTCGGCGCGGCGATCTTCTTGTTCGTGGTGCTCGGTCTCGGGGTGCTGATCTCGACGATCTCACAGACGACCGGACAGGCCATCCAAACGGCGTTCATGTTCCTCATGCCCCAGATCCTGTTGTCGGGCATGATCTTCCCGCTCGACGCCATGGCTGCGGGGGTGCGATGGATCGGTTACCTGCTGCCGTTGACCTACTTCACGATGATCTCGCAGGGAGTGATGCTGCGCGATGCGCCGATCTCGTCATTGTGGGTGCCGTTGGTGATCTTGACCGTGATGGCGGTTGTCGTGTTCACCGGTGCCACCATGCGGTTCCGCCGTGATCTCGCACCCACTGTGTCCGACGGGTCGGAGACCGAGGCGACGACGGCGGAACCCGCATGA
- a CDS encoding ABC transporter ATP-binding protein, with the protein MIASARSVTVRFGGVTALEDVSVDVPAGQVVALVGGDGAGKSTLLRTFAREVAPDSGTVTAPGKHAIGFLSAGPGSWAALTVRQNLDFVGEAYGLAGQELRRRREELIGRAGLKVAADRPASALSGGMRRKLGVAMAMLHRPQLLLLDEPSTGVDPVSRIDLWRMVSEAAAAGAAVLMSTTYLDEAERAGYLVVLDDGRPLVSGSYDEVQAGFRGTITVSETPVRPHWSWRRGRTRHEYWPDGDAGPDLDRRRPDLEDIVIALSLQRESEANSTVGAR; encoded by the coding sequence ATGATCGCCTCCGCGCGGTCGGTGACCGTGCGTTTCGGTGGCGTCACAGCACTCGAGGACGTGAGCGTCGATGTACCGGCCGGCCAGGTGGTCGCTCTCGTCGGTGGTGACGGCGCGGGGAAGTCGACGCTGTTGCGCACGTTCGCGCGGGAGGTCGCGCCCGATTCGGGAACCGTGACCGCTCCGGGCAAACACGCAATCGGATTCCTGTCGGCCGGGCCCGGGAGCTGGGCCGCGCTCACCGTCCGGCAGAACCTGGATTTCGTCGGGGAGGCCTATGGTCTTGCCGGACAGGAGCTGCGCCGCAGGCGGGAGGAGTTGATCGGACGCGCCGGATTGAAGGTCGCCGCCGACCGACCGGCGAGTGCCTTGTCCGGTGGGATGCGGCGCAAGCTCGGGGTGGCGATGGCGATGCTGCATCGACCGCAGCTGCTGCTCCTCGACGAGCCGAGTACCGGAGTCGATCCGGTGAGTCGGATCGACCTGTGGCGCATGGTGTCCGAGGCGGCCGCAGCCGGCGCCGCGGTGCTGATGTCGACGACGTATCTCGACGAGGCCGAGCGGGCGGGGTACCTCGTCGTGCTGGACGACGGTCGCCCGCTCGTGAGCGGTTCATACGACGAGGTGCAGGCCGGTTTCCGTGGCACCATCACCGTTTCCGAGACGCCGGTGCGTCCCCATTGGTCGTGGCGACGGGGGCGCACCCGGCACGAGTACTGGCCCGACGGAGACGCCGGCCCCGACCTGGACCGCCGACGGCCCGACCTCGAGGACATCGTGATCGCGCTGTCGCTTCAGCGTGAGTCCGAGGCGAACTCCACGGTCGGTGCCCGATGA
- a CDS encoding ABC transporter ATP-binding protein, translated as MTQNVIRARAVTRRFGDFTAVDDVSMSVEPGEVVGLLGANGAGKTTLIRMLLGLLRTSEGSVELLGGAPNRARRAHLGYVPQNLGLYRDLTVRQNLSFSAEAYGAPVPDLPEQLVAVGDTLVGELALGAQRQTAFVVALAHQPTVLVLDEPTSGVDALSRARLWDTIREQADSGVGVLVTTHYMEEAQQCDRLLLMASGALVGEGSEVDIVGDTRAFAVRTDDWAQAFATLNDADIPVILAGRSIRVPDTDPTTIRTVLSESGITADISPVRATIEERMLVLARRPSG; from the coding sequence ATGACCCAGAACGTGATCCGTGCCCGCGCGGTGACCCGTCGTTTCGGCGACTTCACGGCCGTCGACGATGTGTCCATGTCTGTCGAGCCGGGTGAGGTCGTCGGGCTGCTGGGTGCGAACGGCGCAGGCAAGACCACCCTGATCCGCATGCTGCTGGGTCTGCTCCGTACCTCCGAGGGGAGCGTCGAATTGCTCGGTGGCGCACCGAACCGCGCTCGTCGGGCCCACCTCGGTTATGTTCCACAGAATCTCGGCCTCTACCGCGATCTGACCGTGCGGCAGAACTTGTCATTCAGCGCCGAGGCATACGGAGCGCCGGTGCCTGATCTTCCGGAGCAACTCGTCGCCGTCGGCGACACTCTCGTCGGCGAGTTGGCGCTCGGTGCACAACGCCAGACGGCCTTCGTGGTCGCGCTGGCCCATCAGCCCACGGTGCTCGTCCTCGACGAGCCGACTTCGGGGGTCGATGCGCTCTCGCGGGCACGGTTGTGGGACACCATCCGCGAACAGGCCGACTCGGGTGTGGGTGTGTTGGTGACCACCCATTACATGGAAGAGGCTCAGCAGTGTGATCGGTTGCTGCTCATGGCGAGTGGCGCGCTCGTGGGGGAGGGCAGCGAAGTCGACATCGTCGGCGACACTCGCGCTTTCGCCGTCCGGACCGACGATTGGGCACAGGCGTTCGCAACTCTCAACGATGCAGACATCCCGGTGATCCTCGCAGGGCGATCGATTCGCGTGCCCGACACCGATCCGACGACGATCCGCACGGTGCTGAGCGAGTCGGGGATCACCGCCGACATCAGCCCGGTGCGGGCGACCATCGAAGAGCGCATGCTCGTACTCGCCCGCAGACCCTCCGGATAG
- a CDS encoding MFS transporter codes for MTTTPTGNAPATNDTVPVDSELTDDNHAGAAMAVVAVLCFGGLVAALMQTLIIPIQPELPRLLDTNISNASWVVTATLLAAAVAMPIAGRLGDIFGKKRIILASAVLLIVGSLVCALSSGLIPMIVGRAVQGLAMGFIPLGISLMREVTPPRLTSMAVSAMSATMGVGGGVGLPLAAWVAQQWDWHALFWVSAGLATVVTVLVAFLVPHVEDGTGGGHFDIAGAIGLTIGLCGVLIAVSKGNDWGWGSGTTLGLMFGGLAVLIIWGVFELRHSDPLVDLRTTARPAVLLTNIAAIAIGFGMMAQAIVVPQLLEIPEAMGGLGQTLLAAGLWMAPGGLMMLVFAPVSGTLINRIGSKFTLAIGATVLGLGYLAAFLLMNAPWQLALASVICSAGVGIGYAAMPTLIMGAVPMTEAGAAVGLNGLMRSVGTTSASAVMALVLTSSTVAYGPAHVPSHTAFRWCFLIGAIAAFVGVAITLFIPIKHRRATAGGGEKTPPATPANTAPAAPEAVDAPATDGARHRATFADDDRSHDGRPRITGHVIADDGAPLDTAAITVTDTRGHQAGTSAVHADGAYTVHGIADGTYTLIATAPGRSPKAMTVSVVGDTVFRRDFTLVGGSVLRGRVRDGQHPVSANLVVTDQSGAVVKQAHADSDGYFTISGLSAGDTVAVTASAPGYQPASQLVTVDGAGRTTEPVEILLIATSGMQGSVRTIDGSPLEGATVSAIGPDQTIVASVTTDAEGRYRMEGLTEGLFTVVASMYEPAAIQVNVVAGQRNTVDIGLGFGKDRALP; via the coding sequence ATGACCACTACGCCCACGGGCAACGCCCCGGCCACGAACGACACCGTGCCGGTGGACAGCGAACTGACCGACGACAATCACGCCGGTGCCGCCATGGCGGTGGTCGCCGTACTGTGTTTCGGCGGTCTCGTCGCCGCGCTCATGCAGACGCTGATCATCCCGATTCAGCCGGAACTCCCGCGGCTGCTCGACACGAACATCTCGAACGCATCGTGGGTCGTCACCGCGACGCTGCTCGCCGCGGCGGTCGCCATGCCGATCGCAGGTCGCCTCGGCGACATCTTCGGCAAGAAGCGCATCATCCTCGCGAGTGCCGTCCTGCTGATCGTCGGCTCGCTGGTGTGCGCCCTGAGTTCCGGGTTGATCCCGATGATCGTCGGACGGGCCGTCCAGGGTCTCGCCATGGGGTTCATCCCACTGGGCATCAGCCTCATGCGCGAGGTGACGCCGCCGCGCCTGACATCGATGGCGGTCTCCGCGATGAGCGCCACCATGGGCGTCGGCGGCGGCGTCGGGTTGCCGCTGGCCGCCTGGGTGGCGCAGCAATGGGATTGGCACGCACTGTTCTGGGTGTCTGCCGGACTCGCCACTGTGGTCACCGTTCTCGTCGCGTTCCTGGTGCCTCATGTCGAGGACGGAACCGGCGGTGGACATTTCGACATCGCCGGAGCCATCGGTCTGACGATCGGTCTGTGCGGTGTGTTGATTGCCGTCTCCAAGGGCAACGACTGGGGCTGGGGCTCCGGCACCACCCTCGGCTTGATGTTCGGCGGGCTCGCGGTGCTGATCATCTGGGGCGTGTTCGAGCTGCGCCACTCCGATCCCCTGGTCGATCTGCGCACCACGGCCCGCCCCGCGGTGTTGCTCACCAACATCGCGGCCATCGCGATCGGCTTCGGCATGATGGCGCAGGCCATCGTGGTGCCCCAGCTGCTCGAGATCCCGGAGGCCATGGGTGGCCTGGGACAGACACTGCTCGCTGCCGGCCTCTGGATGGCGCCGGGCGGCCTGATGATGTTGGTGTTCGCGCCCGTCTCCGGCACGCTCATCAACCGGATCGGTTCCAAGTTCACCCTGGCGATCGGGGCCACCGTCCTCGGCCTGGGCTACCTCGCCGCCTTCTTGCTGATGAACGCCCCGTGGCAGCTGGCCCTCGCGTCGGTGATCTGCTCCGCGGGCGTCGGTATCGGCTACGCCGCGATGCCGACCCTGATCATGGGTGCGGTGCCGATGACCGAGGCAGGCGCAGCGGTCGGACTCAACGGCCTGATGCGTTCCGTCGGTACCACAAGCGCGTCGGCCGTGATGGCATTGGTGCTCACCAGCTCGACGGTCGCCTATGGGCCCGCGCACGTGCCGAGCCACACGGCGTTCCGGTGGTGCTTCCTGATCGGCGCCATCGCGGCGTTCGTCGGGGTCGCGATCACGTTGTTCATCCCGATCAAGCATCGCCGTGCCACGGCAGGTGGCGGCGAGAAGACCCCACCGGCCACACCGGCGAACACCGCACCGGCAGCGCCGGAAGCGGTCGATGCGCCCGCCACGGACGGCGCTCGTCATCGAGCCACCTTCGCCGATGACGACCGGTCACACGACGGGCGGCCACGTATCACCGGGCACGTCATCGCCGACGACGGCGCGCCCCTCGACACCGCCGCGATCACCGTCACCGACACCCGCGGCCACCAGGCCGGCACGAGCGCGGTGCATGCCGACGGCGCCTACACCGTTCACGGCATCGCCGACGGCACGTACACCCTCATCGCCACCGCGCCGGGCCGCTCCCCCAAGGCCATGACGGTCTCCGTGGTCGGTGACACGGTCTTCCGCCGCGACTTCACCCTGGTCGGCGGCTCCGTTCTGCGAGGACGAGTGCGCGACGGCCAACACCCGGTGTCGGCCAACCTCGTCGTCACCGATCAGTCCGGTGCCGTGGTGAAACAGGCCCACGCCGATTCCGACGGGTACTTCACGATCAGCGGGCTGTCGGCGGGCGACACCGTCGCGGTGACCGCATCGGCACCGGGCTACCAGCCGGCCAGTCAACTGGTCACCGTCGACGGCGCCGGACGGACCACGGAACCTGTCGAGATCCTGCTGATCGCCACCAGCGGCATGCAGGGTTCGGTCCGGACGATCGACGGTTCCCCCCTCGAGGGCGCGACCGTCTCGGCGATCGGCCCCGATCAGACGATCGTCGCGTCGGTGACCACCGACGCCGAGGGCCGCTATCGTATGGAAGGACTCACCGAAGGCCTGTTCACGGTGGTGGCGAGTATGTACGAGCCCGCCGCGATCCAGGTCAATGTGGTTGCCGGGCAACGAAACACCGTCGACATCGGGTTGGGCTTCGGTAAGGATCGGGCCTTGCCGTGA
- a CDS encoding SDR family NAD(P)-dependent oxidoreductase, with the protein MSNQRTIVITGASDGIGAVAARELAGPDVDLVIVGRSVEKTEAVAAETGATALTADFAKLDDVRRLAEEIRGRVGTIDVLLNNAGGTFDPKKRTADGHEPNFQINHLGGFLLTNLLHDKLAADGGALVVNTASIGNLAGKVDLDDLDFQRRRALEMRCYGTSKLENILFTRGIADRWKGDGIVSVAVHPGPVATSFGRDSFFVGLLYRTPLKKVATITPEKGAEPLIELANRGADPEINGVYFSRHKANGPQNPQAHRQELIDGLWQASERLVGIG; encoded by the coding sequence GTGAGCAACCAACGGACCATCGTGATCACCGGAGCCAGTGACGGGATCGGAGCTGTCGCCGCGCGCGAACTCGCCGGGCCCGACGTCGACCTCGTCATCGTTGGGCGTTCGGTCGAGAAGACCGAGGCCGTTGCCGCCGAGACCGGCGCCACCGCACTGACTGCCGACTTCGCGAAGCTCGACGACGTCCGGCGTCTCGCCGAGGAGATCCGGGGGCGGGTGGGCACGATCGACGTGCTGCTCAACAATGCCGGCGGCACCTTCGACCCGAAGAAGCGAACCGCCGATGGGCATGAACCGAACTTCCAGATCAACCATCTCGGCGGCTTCCTGCTCACGAATCTGCTGCACGACAAGCTCGCCGCGGATGGTGGGGCGCTGGTGGTGAACACCGCCAGCATCGGCAACCTCGCGGGCAAGGTGGACCTGGATGATCTGGATTTCCAGCGGCGCCGGGCGCTCGAGATGCGCTGCTACGGAACGAGCAAGCTGGAGAACATCCTCTTCACCCGCGGCATCGCGGATCGATGGAAGGGTGACGGCATCGTCTCCGTCGCGGTGCATCCCGGTCCGGTCGCGACCAGCTTCGGGCGGGATTCGTTCTTCGTGGGACTGCTCTACCGGACGCCGCTCAAGAAGGTCGCGACCATCACGCCGGAGAAGGGGGCCGAACCGCTGATCGAACTGGCGAACCGTGGCGCCGATCCGGAGATCAACGGGGTGTACTTCAGCCGTCACAAGGCCAACGGCCCGCAGAACCCGCAGGCGCACAGACAAGAACTCATCGACGGGCTGTGGCAGGCGTCGGAGCGGTTGGTCGGGATCGGGTAG
- a CDS encoding AAA family ATPase, with protein MRRLDLVIGPNGAGKSTFVELTLAQLLPTSVFVNADLIARQRWPDEPEARSYDAARIAADTRDRLIAGGRSFIAETVFSHESKLALIERAHEAGYFVVVHVLLVPESLAVLRVGHRQAAGGHSVPEQKIRARYRRLWPLAARAVGHADEATIYETATGPAPTIVAEFTAGVLAGATRWPDWAPTELRNPG; from the coding sequence GTGAGACGCCTGGATCTGGTGATCGGCCCGAACGGCGCGGGCAAGTCGACGTTCGTCGAGTTGACACTCGCCCAGCTGCTGCCGACGAGCGTCTTCGTCAACGCGGACCTGATCGCACGGCAGCGCTGGCCCGACGAACCCGAGGCACGCTCCTATGACGCCGCACGAATTGCCGCGGACACACGCGACCGACTGATCGCCGGTGGGCGTTCGTTCATCGCCGAGACCGTCTTCTCGCACGAATCCAAACTCGCGCTGATCGAGCGCGCGCACGAGGCCGGGTACTTCGTCGTGGTGCACGTCCTCCTCGTACCCGAATCCCTTGCCGTCTTGCGCGTCGGTCACCGACAGGCGGCAGGCGGGCATTCGGTACCCGAACAGAAGATCCGTGCCCGCTACCGGCGACTGTGGCCACTGGCGGCCCGGGCAGTCGGTCACGCGGACGAGGCGACGATCTACGAGACCGCAACCGGTCCGGCGCCCACGATCGTCGCGGAGTTCACCGCGGGAGTGCTCGCCGGTGCCACCAGATGGCCGGACTGGGCACCGACCGAACTGCGGAACCCGGGCTGA
- a CDS encoding TetR/AcrR family transcriptional regulator, whose amino-acid sequence MTSPRRRAPLTASDLDNAVLAVAAEHGLTNATIRNVAAHLGVSIGAVQHHFPTKDALYISAFTALVDRVTQRIDAVGHADDGALEDVLMELLPIDSRRRAEAQVMIEFSALATRAESLAAIQERTLARIRAALCDALSARGVDAPGVRATALLAMVDGLALHASSTTGAYPQEALDSVLRHQLTLILD is encoded by the coding sequence GTGACCTCACCCCGACGACGCGCACCGCTGACCGCATCCGACCTCGACAATGCCGTGCTCGCGGTGGCCGCCGAGCACGGACTGACCAACGCCACGATCCGGAACGTGGCAGCCCACCTCGGCGTGTCCATCGGCGCAGTGCAGCATCACTTTCCGACGAAGGATGCGCTCTACATCTCGGCATTTACAGCGCTTGTCGATCGCGTTACCCAACGAATCGACGCGGTCGGCCACGCCGATGACGGGGCGCTGGAAGACGTGCTGATGGAGCTTCTCCCGATCGATTCCCGACGGCGGGCAGAGGCTCAGGTGATGATCGAGTTCTCAGCCCTCGCAACCAGAGCCGAGAGTCTGGCCGCCATCCAGGAAAGAACCCTGGCCCGCATCCGCGCGGCCCTGTGTGATGCCCTGAGCGCACGCGGAGTCGACGCACCCGGCGTCCGCGCCACCGCACTCCTCGCCATGGTCGATGGGCTCGCTCTACACGCTTCGAGCACGACCGGTGCCTATCCTCAGGAGGCTCTGGATTCGGTACTCCGGCACCAACTCACGCTCATCCTCGATTGA
- a CDS encoding nitroreductase/quinone reductase family protein: MVDAVRWVGSGAVVVVGLGWALWVVDPTAPSSPIQPWIITGVMAANVAVTVAAPVMKRRAVMIVQRWGVNPVVRAMFRIGFVPFGFALIETTGRRTGRTRTVPVGNGRVGDTFWLVAEHGLRAGYVANIRANPDVRVRLRIGLRFVWIEGVAIVLVGDDPSARQREFCGLRPLRWLNAMNVRAFGASPVTVRIDLDMSSSLGRVPRLRGERSAERSSPAAQ; encoded by the coding sequence ATGGTAGACGCGGTCAGATGGGTCGGTTCCGGTGCGGTGGTCGTGGTGGGCCTTGGATGGGCGCTCTGGGTTGTCGATCCGACGGCGCCGTCGTCCCCGATCCAGCCATGGATCATCACGGGCGTGATGGCGGCCAATGTGGCCGTGACCGTCGCCGCGCCTGTGATGAAGCGCCGGGCGGTGATGATCGTCCAACGCTGGGGCGTGAACCCTGTGGTGCGGGCGATGTTTCGGATCGGGTTCGTCCCGTTCGGCTTCGCGCTGATCGAGACGACAGGCCGGCGGACCGGTCGGACCCGCACGGTACCGGTGGGCAATGGGCGGGTGGGTGACACGTTCTGGCTTGTTGCCGAACACGGTCTTCGCGCCGGGTATGTCGCCAACATACGGGCGAATCCCGATGTGCGGGTCCGGCTTCGGATCGGGCTACGGTTCGTCTGGATCGAAGGTGTGGCCATCGTGCTCGTCGGCGATGATCCGTCCGCGCGTCAACGTGAGTTCTGCGGTCTGCGGCCGCTCCGCTGGTTGAACGCCATGAATGTTCGTGCATTCGGCGCCTCGCCGGTGACGGTCCGGATCGATCTGGACATGTCGAGTTCCCTCGGGCGCGTTCCGCGGTTGCGGGGTGAGCGTTCCGCGGAACGCTCATCTCCGGCGGCACAATGA
- a CDS encoding Gfo/Idh/MocA family oxidoreductase: protein MIRIATVGTSKITRSFIDAAASVPEVSVTTVFSRDGKRAAEFAADAGVPGYGADLDQVLSSPDVDAMYIASPNGIHGEQVLQAIRAGKHALVEKPAVPTAAEFERVTEAAAEAGVIVLEAMRNCYDPGLTAVGELARADLGAVRRASFAYCQRSARYDKVLAGERVNIFDPALAGGALMDLGVYTVAAMVQLFGEPDQVFAASVPIPGGADGSGAALTVHDGFLVDLAYSKITASDRVNEIQGERGTLTFDHVAQPTSARVSLLDGTVTEHSFEGPANNMVHEVRRFADLVAGSGDPSSDHARTMATLRVVEEIQDARDQNAQRGC from the coding sequence ATGATCCGCATCGCCACTGTCGGTACCAGCAAGATCACGCGTTCGTTCATCGACGCTGCGGCATCGGTGCCGGAGGTGAGCGTGACCACTGTGTTCTCGCGCGACGGGAAGCGGGCGGCAGAGTTCGCGGCCGATGCCGGGGTGCCGGGATACGGTGCGGATCTCGATCAGGTGCTGAGCTCCCCGGACGTCGACGCGATGTACATCGCCTCTCCCAACGGGATTCACGGCGAACAGGTGTTGCAGGCCATCCGGGCCGGCAAACATGCTCTGGTGGAGAAGCCCGCTGTGCCGACCGCCGCCGAGTTCGAGCGCGTGACCGAGGCGGCAGCAGAAGCAGGCGTGATCGTCCTCGAGGCGATGCGCAATTGCTACGACCCCGGTTTGACCGCTGTCGGGGAGCTGGCGCGCGCCGATCTGGGTGCCGTCCGTCGCGCCTCGTTCGCATACTGTCAGCGCTCGGCGCGCTATGACAAGGTTCTCGCAGGTGAACGGGTGAACATCTTCGACCCGGCGTTGGCAGGCGGCGCGCTGATGGATCTCGGTGTGTACACGGTGGCGGCGATGGTGCAGCTCTTCGGTGAACCCGACCAGGTGTTCGCGGCGTCGGTACCGATCCCCGGAGGAGCTGATGGGTCCGGCGCCGCATTGACCGTTCACGACGGGTTCCTCGTCGACCTCGCCTATTCGAAGATCACTGCATCGGATCGGGTCAACGAGATCCAGGGCGAGCGCGGGACGCTCACCTTCGATCACGTCGCCCAGCCGACGTCGGCACGGGTGTCGTTGCTGGACGGGACGGTCACCGAGCATTCATTCGAGGGGCCGGCGAACAACATGGTCCACGAGGTCCGCCGGTTCGCGGATCTGGTGGCCGGATCGGGCGATCCTTCCTCCGACCACGCGCGCACGATGGCGACTCTGAGGGTCGTCGAAGAGATTCAGGACGCGCGGGACCAAAATGCGCAACGCGGTTGTTGA